The genomic region TTTCATTATAGGTAAACAGGTTGTAGAAATCACGCTTTCGCGGAAGCGTTCCCAAACCAACTCAATGCCCGTTTCACTTAAATGAACCATATCACGGCCATAGAATCTATAGTCACGCAGTTCATCCATTACAATCTCATATGCCGGGAAATACTGCGCTTTTTGCGTTTCTACTACCGCTTGAATGGCTTCAAAAAGTCTAGATTTACTGCGTTGGTTTTCAGTAAATCCATCTTTAATATGTCGTACAGGAGAAAGCGTGAAAATAACTTGAGCTTGAGGATTGGCCTCGTTAATCAGGCTAATCATAGTATTTAAACTATCTATAATTTGATTAATAGAAAGTAACTTTTTCTTAAATAGTTGCTGAGATTGTTTATGGCAATTTGCTACAATTATCTTCTTCTCAATATGCTTATAAACCCAGGCTGTTCCCAGCGTTATAAATATGTGAGATGCTTTTTTAATATGTTGAACGAGAACTTTTCCAGCAGTATTTAGGTTTTTTAAAACCGCATCTTGACTAGAACCGTTTAAATCAGAATGCGCGAGGTAAGAAAAATGAGTATCGATATCTTCTAGAGAAAACAAGTCGTTACTCAAAGAACGCTCGATCAATACTAGTAAACTATGAGGATTAAAAATAATCCCAAATGGATTTACGCAAGTCTTAAAGCCGTGATAAGCCATTTTGCTACCTATATTTTCTGTAAAACAACTACCTAAAAATACCATAGCACTGTCATAGTTAATGGCAGGTTGTAACGGTTTAATAGGAACTGGTGTGGTAAGTTGCATTGTTATCTTTACATTTAATAACATCAAAGGTAAAGTAATGCTGTAGTTATAAAAATAACCACCAATAAATTAAGAGTAATAAAACGATGGTGAGTATTAATTTAAGGTATCAGAAGCGTTTGTTGTCACGCTGGTCTTTAAGCGCCTTTGCTATTACTTTTCTTTTAGTACTTGCGACTTGTTCTGGTGTAAACAGCAGACTCATTTTTGAACTTGTCTGCTCATTGTAAACTGAATTACGAGCATCATTTATTCTGTTGGTTCTACGTTGCGTCGCTTTATTTTGAATAGCCTGTATTTTTTTATAGAGATGATTGTTATAATACATACGGCTTAAGAATTAGACTGAAACTTCATTAATTCATATAGCAAGGTGCCAATTCCATAAAAAACGATAGGTGCCGCGATAATCGTTATGATGATAATGAGAAGTGATTTTCTCTTATCCTTATCTGCCTGCTTGCGTATCTTGCGTTTTGCTGCTTCTACTTCTTGTATTGTGTAATCTTTTCTTTCTACACCTTGAGAATAAGTAGCATGAGATTGTTTTCTTTTTTTACGACGTTCTTTTCTCTCAAGAAACAATTTCTTGTTGTTTCTCATGATAGTAACCATAGATGATATGCTGCCGCCAGATCCCATATAACTTAATCAGTCTGATAAGTCAATGAAACGTTACAAAATTTTTGAGGTTCAGAAAAAAAAGGTGCAGACTATAGTATACACCTTTCATACTTTTAATAAACTACATCGACCAGTTTAAATCCTGTTCTATAGGAATATTTATAGATTTTAAATAGTCATCGAGTTTATCGTAGTTATCAGAGGTTTTATTGAAAGCTATCAATCCTCCAGCTTTTATAAATAGAATGAGATGGGTATTTAATTCAACTAATTTTTCGATGCGAGAAATAGGGATAATTAATTCAACTCCATCACTATTAATTTTAAAATCAGTTTGATTTAGATAAAATATATCTTCTTCGGTATAGCTGTCGCCTAATTCCTTTTTCTTGTTTTCAAGATATTTTCTATAATGTTTGATGTGTAACCGCTTATAACGTATTGGGTAAAAGAAAAACCACAATATGCTAAATAGCAATAGTATAATTCCAATCCAACTTATGGTATCATTTATTATAAAAAGAACAATTACCAACGCTGTCCAAATTAATGGAAAAGTAAGTCTAGTTTTTAGAAGTTTTGCTTGATACTCCTTAGAATGCTGTGCTTTATAAAAAAGGCCTATTAAATTGTCTTCTAGAGTTATTTTCTCCTTAACGATATCCATTTAAATCATCTCCTTAGCTGCATCAAGTGCTGCCGCAATTCCACTAGGATTTTTTCCTCCAGCAGTTGCAAAATGTGCTTGTCCGCCACCGCCGCCTTGAATGTGCTTTCCTAGTTCGCGAACTATAGATCCAGCGTTAAGATCTTTTTCTTCTACAAGATTCTTTGAAATCATAACGGTTAAGGTTGCTTTCTCTCCATCGCTTGCTCCGATAATAAGGAAAAGGTTGTCCATCTCGCGTTCAATTTCAAAAGCTAGTTCTTTTACAGATTTAGCATCAAGATCTGTTTGTGTCGCGATAAAGTTGACACCATTGATATCTTGTGCGCTTGCTATTAAATTACCTTTTAAATTACCGGCTTTGGCTTTTAAAAGTTGTTCTATTTCCTTTTTAAGTGCTACGTTCTCATCTTGTAGTTGAGCAATTGCCTCAGCAGGATTTTTAGTATTAGATTTTAAGATGGTTTTGATTTCATCAAAATGTCTAGACTGTTCCGCAAAGAAATCTTTTACAGCATCACTAGATATAGCTTCAATACGACGTATACCTGCCGCAACAGCTCCTTCACTCATGATTTTAAAATGCCATACATCGGCAGTGTTTGGAACATGCGTTCCACCACAAAGTTCATAACTATTACCAAACTTTATAGTACGTACCACATCACCATATTTCTCACCAAATAAAGCCATAGCACCATCTTCAACAGCGGCGTCATAGGTATTGGTTCTATTTTCTTCAAGTGGTAATTGCTCACGTATACGGGCATTTACAAAGTTTTCTACTTCTTGTAATTGTTCTGGTGTCACCTTTGCAAAATGTGAAAAGTCAAAACGCAAACTCGCGCTACGTACCATAGAACCTTTTTGTTCTACATGATCACCTAATACCTTGCGCAATGCTTGATGTAATAGGTGAGTGGCTGTATGGTTAGAGCTTGTTCTATGACGTTGATTTACATCTACAGCAGCTTTATGAGAGCCTTCTAAATCTTTAGGTAAATTTTTAGTCAGATGTACGGTCTGTCCGTTTTCTTTCTTAGTATCTATTATGTAAACAGTATCACCACTGGTGCTTTCTAGATATCCTTTATCACCAGTCTGTCCACCACTTTCTCCATAAAAAGGTGTCATGTTAAAGACGAGTTGATACAAATCACCATCTTTTTTAGTCGTTACTTTACGGTAACGAGAGATGCGCACATCTGCTTCAAGTTTATCATATCCTATAAATTCTTGAGTATCATCACTGCGCAATTCTGTCCAGTCAGTAGTTGTGGTTTCACTAGCAGCACGTGATCGTTGTTTTTGAGCAGCCATCGCTTTCTCAAATCCAGCCTCATCTAGTTCCATCCCTTTTTCACGCAAGATTAATGCGGTTAAGTCTATGGGGAAACCATAGGTATCATAAAGCTCAAATGCCTTATTCCCGTCGATGATATTCTGTGAGTTACTTTTTGCTGCAGTAATCATGGAATCGAGAAGGACTAGTCCTTGATCCAGTGCACGCAAAAACGATTGCTCTTCTTCTTTAATCACGTTAAGAATCAAATTCTTTTGTGATTTAAGCTCTGGAAAAGCATCACCCATTTGTTTTGCTAGTGTATTCACCAGCATATATATAAATGGCTCTTTTTTATTCAGGTAGGTAAATCCATAACGTATCGCACGTCGCAAGATTCTACGGATTACGTAACCTGCACCATTATTAGATGGTAGTTGCCCGTCTGCAATAGAGAAGGATACAGCACGCACATGGTCTGCAATAACTCGTATAGCAATATCTTCTTGTTCTGTCTTACCATAAGCATGACCAGTGATGGTTTCTATTTCACGTATTAACGGTGTAAATACATCGGTATCATAATTAGATCGCACACCTTGCATAACCATAGCAAGACGTTCAAATCCCATTCCTGTATCTACATGTTGTGCTGGTAGGTTTTTAAGAGATCCGTCTGCCATGCGGTTGAATTGCATGAACACTAGATTCCATATTTCTACAACTTGTGGATGGTCTGCGTTTACCAGACTAGCGCCATCTACAGCAGCTTTTTCCTCAGCGGTTCTAATATCCACGTGGATTTCTGAACATGGACCACAAGGACCTTGATCACCCATTTCCCAGAAGTTATCTTTCTTATTACCATTAAGGATTCTATCTTCTGCAATAAATTCTTTCCAGTAATCATAAGCCTCAGTATCGCGCTCTAGATTTTCACTGGCATCTCCTTCAAATATGGTGACGTATAAACAGTCTTTGTCAATTTTATAAACTTCAGTCAGTAATTCCCAGGCCCAAGCAATTGCTTCTTTTTTAAAGTAATCGCCAAAACTCCAGTTCCCTAACATCTCAAACATCGTGTGGTGATAGGTGTCAACACCTACTTCCTCGAGGTCGTTATGTTTACCACTTACACGCAAACACTTTTGAGAATCTGCGATACGACTATGTTTAGACTCACTTATCCCTAAAAAGTATTCTTTAAAAGGATTCATACCTGCGTTGACAAACATTAAAGTCGGGTCGTTTTTAATCACCATAGGCGCACTGGCCACAACCTCATGTTGCTTGGATTTATAAAAGTCTAGGAACGTTTGTCGTATCTGTTGTGATTTCATGTGCAGCTTTAAAAGCGGTTAATGGTAATTTGTTATTTTTGTTGAAATGGAGTAGTTGGGTTGTTGAGTATTCGCTTTCGCGAAAGCGTAACAATTACCTTCTTTATGCGTTATTAAAACAATCCATTTAACGACACAAAAATAGCACTTTATACCATATGTCAAAGGTCAAGTATTACTATGATGCAGAAACGCTTTCTTACCGCAAAGTAGAGAAGCGCAAACGCAATACTTTTAGAAAAATAGCGCTGTTTACAGTGGCCAGTGCATTGTTTGGTTTTTTGTTTTTTAATCTGGCTTCACAGTTTTATGAATCGCCGCAAGCGCGTAAATTGAAGCGTGAGAACGAGTTTCTTAAATTAAGTCTTAAAGAGTCGCAAGAAGATGTCAATGATCTAGCAAAGGTGATTAAAAATGTAGAAGAGCGAGATAATTCTATTTATCGCATTTATTTTGATGCGGCACCTATATCTGATGAGCAGCGACAGTCGGGTTTTGGTGGTGTGAATCGCTATAAGGATTTTGAAGGTTATGATAGTTCTAAAAAAATTATAGGTCTTAAAGAGTCTATAGATAAATTGAAAAAGCGTGTAGCTATACAGTCTAAATCACTGGATGAGATTGAAGAGCTAGCCAAAAGTAAAGAAGAGCTTTTAGCTTCTATTCCTGCGATACAACCAGTGCGTAATGAAGATTTAACACGCATGGCGAGTGGTTATGGATATCGTACTGATCCATTTAATAAAACACGCAAATTCCATTATGGTATGGACTTTACCGCACCGCGAGGTACTCCAGTATTTGCTACTGGAGATGGAGTAGTGGATAGGGCAGATGCTAATAGTGCTGGATATGGTAATCATATACGTATTGACCACGGTTTTGGATACGTGTCTTTATATGCTCACTTAAGAGAGAATAAACCTTATAATGTTAGAGTAGGGCAACGTGTTAAGCGTGGTGATATTATAGGTTATGTAGGTAGTACAGGTCGTTCCCAGGCACCGCATTTACATTATGAAGTGTTTAAAGATAAGGAGCGTATCAATCCTATTAACTTCTACTATGGTAATTTAACTCCAGAAGAGTTCAACTTATTATTGAAAGCTTCTCAACAAGAAAACATCTCGTTAGACTAATGTATATAGACCTGCCAGATAAGTTGTATTATTCTATGGGAGAGCTTACTAAAGCTTTTCAGGTTAATGCGTCATTAATTAGATTCTGGGAAAAGGAGTTTGATATTTTACAGCCCAAAAAGAACTCGAGAGGTAATCGCAAGTTTACTAAAGAAGATGTGAAGAACTTACAGACCATCTATCATCTGGTAAAAGAGCGTGGTTTTACTCTAGAAGGAGCACGAGAATATATGAAGTCTCATAAAAATGAATTGTCTAATCTAGAGATCATCAAAAAACTAGAGCATGTTAAGGCAGAGCTGTTAAAAATAAAGGATCAATTATAGGTTCCCATGATGAGGTTATTTGACGAGTATCGTTTTTTCTAAACAGGTATTAAGCTATAAACTTTATGGTGATAGGATATTTGTAAAAACTACCTTCAGCAGCTTTTACAGCTCCTATGATAGGGAAAACGATGCTTAATATTCCCAATCCTACTAGTAATGGTATGCCAATAATGACACAAGTTAAAATTAGACCTATAATGACGTATATAAAAGAGCTAATCATCCAGTTAACAATATGCTTACCATGTTGATCAACTACATGAGATTGATCTTTATTAGTTAACCACATTACAATAGGTAATACAATACCTATTAAAGGAACGATATAACCTGCAAATTGAGAAAGATGCATAAACATGCAAAATTGGTTGAGTTCCATTCCCCAAGGCCTGAGTTCTGGGTAATTCTGATTCATTAATCTCTTTTTAAAATATCAA from Nonlabens arenilitoris harbors:
- a CDS encoding GSCFA domain-containing protein, giving the protein MQLTTPVPIKPLQPAINYDSAMVFLGSCFTENIGSKMAYHGFKTCVNPFGIIFNPHSLLVLIERSLSNDLFSLEDIDTHFSYLAHSDLNGSSQDAVLKNLNTAGKVLVQHIKKASHIFITLGTAWVYKHIEKKIIVANCHKQSQQLFKKKLLSINQIIDSLNTMISLINEANPQAQVIFTLSPVRHIKDGFTENQRSKSRLFEAIQAVVETQKAQYFPAYEIVMDELRDYRFYGRDMVHLSETGIELVWERFRESVISTTCLPIMKAVDKHRKLVAHRPSNVDLHLEQIENSLANLQQKYPHIQL
- the alaS gene encoding alanine--tRNA ligase translates to MKSQQIRQTFLDFYKSKQHEVVASAPMVIKNDPTLMFVNAGMNPFKEYFLGISESKHSRIADSQKCLRVSGKHNDLEEVGVDTYHHTMFEMLGNWSFGDYFKKEAIAWAWELLTEVYKIDKDCLYVTIFEGDASENLERDTEAYDYWKEFIAEDRILNGNKKDNFWEMGDQGPCGPCSEIHVDIRTAEEKAAVDGASLVNADHPQVVEIWNLVFMQFNRMADGSLKNLPAQHVDTGMGFERLAMVMQGVRSNYDTDVFTPLIREIETITGHAYGKTEQEDIAIRVIADHVRAVSFSIADGQLPSNNGAGYVIRRILRRAIRYGFTYLNKKEPFIYMLVNTLAKQMGDAFPELKSQKNLILNVIKEEEQSFLRALDQGLVLLDSMITAAKSNSQNIIDGNKAFELYDTYGFPIDLTALILREKGMELDEAGFEKAMAAQKQRSRAASETTTTDWTELRSDDTQEFIGYDKLEADVRISRYRKVTTKKDGDLYQLVFNMTPFYGESGGQTGDKGYLESTSGDTVYIIDTKKENGQTVHLTKNLPKDLEGSHKAAVDVNQRHRTSSNHTATHLLHQALRKVLGDHVEQKGSMVRSASLRFDFSHFAKVTPEQLQEVENFVNARIREQLPLEENRTNTYDAAVEDGAMALFGEKYGDVVRTIKFGNSYELCGGTHVPNTADVWHFKIMSEGAVAAGIRRIEAISSDAVKDFFAEQSRHFDEIKTILKSNTKNPAEAIAQLQDENVALKKEIEQLLKAKAGNLKGNLIASAQDINGVNFIATQTDLDAKSVKELAFEIEREMDNLFLIIGASDGEKATLTVMISKNLVEEKDLNAGSIVRELGKHIQGGGGGQAHFATAGGKNPSGIAAALDAAKEMI
- a CDS encoding M23 family metallopeptidase — protein: MSKVKYYYDAETLSYRKVEKRKRNTFRKIALFTVASALFGFLFFNLASQFYESPQARKLKRENEFLKLSLKESQEDVNDLAKVIKNVEERDNSIYRIYFDAAPISDEQRQSGFGGVNRYKDFEGYDSSKKIIGLKESIDKLKKRVAIQSKSLDEIEELAKSKEELLASIPAIQPVRNEDLTRMASGYGYRTDPFNKTRKFHYGMDFTAPRGTPVFATGDGVVDRADANSAGYGNHIRIDHGFGYVSLYAHLRENKPYNVRVGQRVKRGDIIGYVGSTGRSQAPHLHYEVFKDKERINPINFYYGNLTPEEFNLLLKASQQENISLD
- a CDS encoding MerR family transcriptional regulator, which translates into the protein MYIDLPDKLYYSMGELTKAFQVNASLIRFWEKEFDILQPKKNSRGNRKFTKEDVKNLQTIYHLVKERGFTLEGAREYMKSHKNELSNLEIIKKLEHVKAELLKIKDQL
- a CDS encoding DUF4870 domain-containing protein, which translates into the protein MNQNYPELRPWGMELNQFCMFMHLSQFAGYIVPLIGIVLPIVMWLTNKDQSHVVDQHGKHIVNWMISSFIYVIIGLILTCVIIGIPLLVGLGILSIVFPIIGAVKAAEGSFYKYPITIKFIA